A single Pedobacter sp. PACM 27299 DNA region contains:
- a CDS encoding type I polyketide synthase: MNSLSHFTDRNTILDLFSEQVKKTPHHTAVVFEDHALSYQELDQLSNRLAHYLISKGIAKESLIPICLNSPLNMLISILGIFKAGAAYVPVDAEFPVARMKYMVQDSHAAMVITDLRSLPFLSAASGLPIVLADDEWSITAEFSNDASGIAISPDQIAYVIYTSGSTGAPKGVLIEHHSLTDYILGLAAHLPLSNCKNYAVGATMATDLGNTVIFSALALGGTLHLFSKENFNNPEYIHPYFKDQAIDCLKIVPSHWKSLALDGIDLMPAQLLIFGGEALSASMVNEINSPLSSICRMVNHYGPTETTIGKLLHLINENTEYHHTIPIGKAFSDAKVYVLNTELQEAGTDEPGEIYIGGSGLARGYLNRPELTAERFVQDFISNEPGARLYLTGDLGKKRADGEIEYLGRIDDQVKIRGYRIELGEIESILQTAPGIKQGVILARENQLGDKRLIAYVVVHENYDKKTLISYLESKLPNYMVPQLIVQLEALPFSPNGKVNKAALPDPDVTNLLSNPYQAPSYERENQLSEIWKEILGLSRVGIEDNFFELGGNSLLAQKSIALLKTRHGLHLAITRLYQFPIIKDLAAFLDGKESLPAIRKTNILANEDRDIAVIGMSGRFPGADGVAELWELLKAGKESTTFFTEEELDPSVPAGLRNHPDYVKARGIVKEVQGFDAAFFGITPKLAELMDPQQRIFLEIAWQVLEKTGYAAGNYEGPTGVFAGVRVNTYYANNVLPNPDLIDNVGRFQVVTVNDKDYVATRTAYAFNLKGPAVNVQSACSTSLLAVAQAVQSIRSGQCEMALAGGATINAPVNVGHLYEEGAMLSNDGHCRPFDAAAEGTVFSDGAGVVLLKNKAAALRDGDQIYALIKGVGISNDGGGKGSFTAPSAEGQAAAIRMAIDDAGVDPAMISYIETHGTATPLGDPIEIEGLNLAFGPQENKQYCAIGSVKSNFGHLTCAAGVTGLIKASLALHHQQIPASINYEHANPNIDFENSPFIVNTKLTDWEGKHRLAGVSSFGVGGTNVHVILESHENQLSASPASSPSRPLQLISWSAKNEQSLNQYGEKLAAYLANGADLALPDIAYTLNQHRKSFPFRRFVLAADLESLKIELGNNLVPGQTKKNPGIIREVVFTFPGQGAQFPGMGKALYEHEPVFRMAMEECNAILMPKLQESLLDIIYPPEINPAAEEQLKNTKYSQPALFMIGYALGKLWMSWGVFPSAFIGHSIGEFAAAHFAGVLSLPDALNIIATRGQLMSELPGGSMLSVREKAETLRPLLPTEIAIAAINSPDLCVLAGPDDAIAAFSALLNEKEIANRLLHTSHAFHSYMMDPVLEPFTKELLQLKFNAPLIPIYSTVKGRKMTDQEATDPTYWANHLRSTVLFDDAAAELLAENTGKAFIEMGPGNATATFLRQQPQGKNNLIISSLEMPKDQESAYHSLLKAFGQLWLNGYQADWTAFYKEEKRIRLVDLPTYAFNKTKYWVEAPLSTNFNAPFTFSPVEESQISSNQQTTAVMRKQSLISQIKDILENTSGIDMQDASAEMSFIEMGLDSLLLTQIAIALKKSFQVPVTFRQLNEEFSNLELLANYLDQQLPPETSTTVSLASFAPPTAPAANSWDSSSNGTHAGYHPQNSAAAIDLISQQIQLLARQVALLQGNPTPIPQNSVSLMVTPPVPPQDAVTLKNGKTPDLTPEELVEIKKPFGASPKIEKQSAALNQAQQAYLNDLTARYTEKTASSKRYTQENRTHMADPRVVSGFKPATKELVYSIVINKSKGSKFWDLDGNEYIDALNGFGSNMLGYQPDVIKNALLDQIEKGYEIGPQHELAGEVSKLICEFTDFDRSALCNTGSEAVLGAMRIARTVTGRSLIVAFTGSYHGIVDEVIVRGSKKLKSFPAAPGIMPEAVQNMLILDYGTDESLRIIKERAHELAAVLVEPVQSRRPEFQPIAFLKSLRTLTEEAGTALIFDEVISGFRFHPRGTQGLFDIKADLGTYGKVAGAGISIGIIAGKRKFMDALDGGFWQYGNDSVPEIGVTYFAGTFVRHPLALATAKASLTYMKEQGPGLQSGLNDKTKYIADTLNAIIKKLDVPMFIAQFGSLWRVKFLEDYAYTELFFTLMRLKGIHILEGFSCFLTTAHSQDDIDKIINNFEESLMELKNAGFIPVYSHPAETEKIPAKMDIFNSPPVPNARLGKDKEGNPAWFVEDEKNPGKYLQVN, translated from the coding sequence ATGAATAGCCTCTCCCATTTTACGGATAGAAATACCATTCTAGACTTATTTTCTGAACAGGTCAAAAAAACGCCCCATCATACTGCAGTCGTATTTGAAGATCATGCCCTAAGTTATCAGGAACTGGATCAGCTTTCAAATCGCCTTGCCCATTATCTGATAAGTAAAGGCATAGCCAAAGAAAGCCTCATTCCTATCTGCCTGAATAGCCCTTTAAATATGCTCATCAGTATTTTAGGTATTTTCAAAGCTGGAGCTGCCTATGTACCCGTTGATGCAGAATTTCCGGTAGCACGTATGAAATATATGGTTCAGGATAGTCATGCGGCAATGGTAATCACGGATTTGAGGTCTTTACCATTCCTATCTGCCGCCTCGGGATTACCGATTGTACTGGCGGACGACGAATGGAGCATCACGGCTGAGTTTTCAAACGACGCCAGCGGGATTGCTATTTCTCCAGATCAGATTGCTTATGTCATCTATACTTCAGGCTCTACAGGCGCTCCTAAAGGGGTATTAATTGAACATCATTCTTTAACAGATTATATACTAGGCTTAGCTGCTCATTTACCCCTGTCCAACTGTAAGAACTACGCCGTAGGTGCCACTATGGCTACCGATCTTGGAAATACCGTAATATTTAGCGCTTTAGCGCTTGGCGGTACCTTACACCTTTTCAGTAAAGAAAACTTTAACAATCCTGAATATATCCATCCTTATTTCAAGGACCAGGCAATAGACTGCCTTAAGATTGTACCGTCCCACTGGAAATCACTAGCGCTGGATGGCATTGATTTAATGCCTGCACAACTGCTGATATTTGGCGGTGAAGCATTGAGTGCCAGCATGGTTAATGAAATTAACAGTCCTCTATCCAGTATCTGCCGCATGGTAAACCACTATGGCCCTACAGAAACCACCATTGGAAAACTGCTGCACCTGATTAATGAAAACACCGAATACCATCATACCATTCCTATTGGCAAGGCCTTTAGTGATGCCAAAGTATATGTGCTCAATACCGAACTTCAGGAGGCCGGAACTGATGAACCCGGAGAAATCTATATAGGCGGGTCTGGTTTGGCACGTGGCTATTTGAACCGCCCGGAACTCACCGCGGAACGTTTTGTTCAAGATTTCATTTCCAATGAACCCGGAGCACGTTTATATCTGACCGGCGATCTTGGTAAAAAACGTGCAGATGGAGAGATTGAATACCTCGGTCGTATTGATGATCAGGTGAAAATCAGGGGCTACAGGATTGAGCTGGGGGAGATTGAAAGCATCCTGCAAACTGCCCCGGGCATTAAACAAGGTGTCATTTTGGCGAGAGAAAATCAGCTTGGCGATAAAAGACTGATTGCTTATGTGGTGGTTCATGAAAACTACGACAAGAAAACGCTGATCAGCTATTTAGAAAGCAAATTACCTAATTATATGGTGCCACAGCTAATTGTACAGTTGGAAGCCCTGCCTTTTAGTCCGAATGGAAAAGTAAATAAAGCTGCTTTACCAGATCCGGATGTGACCAATCTATTGAGCAATCCCTATCAAGCGCCCAGTTATGAGAGAGAAAATCAACTTTCAGAAATCTGGAAGGAAATTCTTGGCCTGAGCAGAGTAGGTATTGAAGACAACTTTTTTGAGCTTGGAGGAAATTCCCTGCTGGCTCAAAAATCAATTGCCTTATTAAAAACCCGTCATGGTTTGCATTTGGCGATCACCAGACTTTATCAATTTCCAATTATAAAAGACCTTGCCGCTTTTCTCGATGGCAAGGAAAGCCTTCCCGCTATTAGGAAAACCAATATCTTAGCCAATGAGGACCGCGACATTGCGGTAATTGGCATGAGCGGTCGCTTTCCAGGTGCAGATGGCGTAGCTGAGCTTTGGGAACTCCTGAAAGCCGGCAAAGAAAGCACCACATTTTTTACAGAGGAAGAACTTGATCCGAGCGTTCCTGCAGGACTCAGGAATCATCCTGATTATGTAAAAGCACGAGGAATTGTAAAAGAAGTACAGGGTTTTGATGCTGCATTCTTTGGCATTACACCAAAGCTTGCTGAGCTAATGGACCCACAGCAGCGTATATTTTTAGAAATTGCCTGGCAGGTATTGGAAAAAACAGGCTATGCAGCTGGCAATTACGAAGGGCCAACCGGTGTTTTTGCCGGCGTCCGTGTGAATACCTATTATGCCAATAATGTCTTGCCCAATCCAGATCTGATCGACAACGTTGGCAGATTCCAGGTGGTAACCGTCAATGATAAAGATTATGTCGCCACCAGAACCGCTTACGCTTTCAATCTAAAAGGACCGGCGGTAAATGTTCAATCTGCCTGTTCTACTTCCCTCCTGGCCGTTGCACAAGCCGTACAGAGCATTAGAAGCGGACAATGCGAAATGGCACTTGCCGGTGGTGCCACCATTAATGCCCCAGTCAATGTAGGCCATCTTTATGAAGAAGGTGCTATGCTGAGCAATGACGGTCATTGCCGGCCATTCGATGCCGCAGCAGAAGGTACTGTTTTTAGCGATGGTGCTGGGGTCGTTTTATTGAAAAATAAAGCTGCTGCATTAAGAGATGGAGATCAGATCTACGCCTTAATTAAAGGGGTAGGAATTAGCAACGACGGCGGTGGCAAAGGCAGTTTTACCGCACCAAGTGCAGAAGGACAAGCTGCTGCCATTAGAATGGCCATTGATGATGCGGGTGTTGATCCAGCAATGATCAGTTATATAGAAACTCATGGTACTGCAACCCCATTGGGTGATCCAATAGAAATTGAAGGATTAAACCTGGCTTTTGGTCCGCAGGAAAACAAACAATATTGTGCGATTGGGTCGGTAAAAAGCAATTTCGGCCACCTGACCTGTGCGGCAGGCGTTACCGGTTTGATTAAAGCCAGTCTGGCCCTTCATCACCAACAAATTCCGGCAAGTATCAATTATGAACATGCAAACCCGAATATAGACTTTGAGAACAGCCCTTTTATTGTAAATACAAAGTTAACGGACTGGGAAGGCAAACATCGCCTTGCAGGAGTCAGCTCTTTTGGCGTTGGCGGCACCAATGTACACGTTATTCTGGAATCACATGAAAATCAGCTTTCGGCGAGCCCAGCTTCTAGCCCTTCTCGCCCATTGCAGCTGATCAGCTGGTCTGCTAAAAACGAACAGAGTTTAAATCAATATGGTGAAAAGCTTGCAGCATACCTGGCAAATGGTGCTGACTTAGCCCTTCCAGACATTGCCTATACCTTAAATCAACATAGAAAATCATTTCCATTCCGAAGATTTGTACTGGCTGCAGATCTGGAATCCCTTAAAATAGAATTGGGCAATAACTTAGTTCCTGGGCAAACCAAGAAAAACCCTGGAATCATCAGAGAAGTGGTTTTCACTTTCCCCGGACAAGGGGCGCAATTCCCAGGCATGGGAAAAGCATTATATGAACATGAGCCTGTGTTTCGCATGGCGATGGAGGAATGTAATGCGATTTTGATGCCTAAATTACAGGAAAGCCTTTTAGACATTATCTATCCTCCGGAAATCAACCCGGCCGCAGAAGAGCAGTTGAAAAACACGAAATATAGTCAGCCAGCCCTGTTTATGATCGGCTATGCTTTGGGTAAATTATGGATGAGCTGGGGTGTTTTCCCTTCCGCTTTCATTGGCCATAGCATTGGGGAATTTGCAGCAGCGCATTTTGCGGGTGTCCTCAGTTTGCCCGACGCTTTAAATATCATCGCTACGCGTGGACAGCTCATGAGTGAACTTCCTGGTGGAAGTATGCTTTCGGTACGTGAAAAAGCAGAGACATTAAGGCCCTTGCTTCCAACAGAAATTGCTATTGCAGCCATTAATTCCCCAGACCTTTGTGTATTGGCAGGGCCGGATGATGCCATTGCCGCATTTAGTGCCTTATTAAATGAAAAAGAAATCGCCAACAGGTTATTGCATACCAGTCATGCTTTCCATTCTTATATGATGGATCCTGTGCTCGAACCTTTCACAAAAGAGCTGCTACAGTTGAAGTTCAATGCTCCGCTAATACCGATTTATTCTACTGTAAAAGGGAGAAAAATGACAGATCAGGAGGCTACTGATCCTACCTATTGGGCTAACCATCTTCGTTCGACCGTCTTATTTGACGATGCTGCGGCTGAGTTGCTGGCAGAAAACACTGGAAAAGCATTTATTGAAATGGGACCAGGCAACGCCACCGCCACATTTTTACGTCAGCAGCCCCAAGGAAAAAATAACCTGATCATCAGTTCACTGGAAATGCCAAAAGACCAGGAATCCGCTTACCATAGCTTGTTAAAGGCATTTGGACAGCTTTGGCTAAATGGATACCAAGCGGATTGGACTGCCTTTTATAAAGAAGAAAAACGCATCAGGCTAGTTGACCTGCCTACCTACGCCTTTAATAAAACAAAATACTGGGTCGAAGCCCCCCTTTCAACAAATTTTAATGCTCCTTTTACTTTTAGTCCAGTAGAAGAAAGCCAAATTTCATCAAACCAACAAACTACAGCAGTAATGAGAAAGCAATCCTTAATTAGTCAGATCAAAGACATTCTGGAAAACACTTCAGGAATAGATATGCAGGACGCTTCTGCGGAGATGAGCTTTATAGAAATGGGATTGGATTCCCTGCTATTAACTCAGATTGCAATTGCTTTAAAGAAGAGTTTCCAAGTACCAGTTACTTTTCGTCAGTTGAATGAAGAGTTTAGTAATCTGGAATTACTGGCAAATTATCTTGACCAGCAATTGCCTCCTGAAACTTCTACGACTGTATCCTTGGCTAGCTTTGCTCCTCCTACAGCTCCAGCAGCAAATTCATGGGATAGCTCCTCAAATGGAACCCATGCAGGATATCACCCACAAAATTCTGCTGCTGCGATCGATTTGATCAGTCAGCAAATCCAGTTATTGGCCAGACAGGTCGCTTTATTGCAAGGCAACCCTACTCCGATTCCGCAAAACAGCGTATCCCTGATGGTGACCCCTCCTGTGCCCCCACAAGATGCAGTTACCTTGAAAAATGGAAAAACTCCGGACTTAACACCGGAAGAGTTGGTAGAAATTAAAAAACCTTTTGGTGCCAGTCCGAAAATAGAGAAACAATCGGCGGCCTTAAACCAGGCACAGCAGGCATATCTGAACGACCTGACTGCCCGTTATACAGAAAAAACAGCATCCAGCAAGCGTTACACCCAGGAAAACAGGACGCACATGGCCGATCCAAGGGTTGTTTCCGGGTTTAAACCGGCAACGAAAGAACTAGTTTATTCTATTGTAATTAATAAATCTAAAGGCAGTAAATTCTGGGATCTGGATGGAAATGAGTACATCGATGCACTCAATGGATTCGGTTCAAATATGCTGGGTTATCAGCCTGATGTCATTAAAAATGCACTACTGGATCAGATTGAAAAGGGTTATGAAATTGGTCCTCAGCATGAGCTTGCCGGAGAAGTGAGTAAATTGATTTGTGAATTTACTGATTTCGACCGTTCTGCACTTTGTAATACGGGTTCGGAAGCAGTTTTGGGAGCTATGCGAATTGCACGTACCGTAACTGGCCGATCCTTAATTGTTGCTTTTACCGGCTCTTACCATGGAATTGTGGATGAAGTGATTGTGAGAGGCAGTAAAAAATTGAAATCTTTTCCTGCGGCACCGGGTATTATGCCGGAAGCTGTGCAAAATATGCTGATTCTGGATTATGGAACGGACGAATCCTTAAGAATTATCAAGGAGCGTGCGCATGAGCTTGCTGCTGTGTTGGTAGAACCGGTGCAGAGCCGCAGACCGGAGTTTCAGCCGATTGCCTTTTTGAAATCGCTGAGAACCCTCACTGAAGAAGCTGGGACCGCCTTAATTTTTGATGAGGTGATTTCCGGCTTCCGTTTCCACCCTCGCGGTACACAAGGACTATTTGACATTAAGGCCGATCTGGGGACTTATGGAAAAGTAGCAGGAGCAGGAATTTCAATTGGCATTATTGCCGGAAAAAGGAAGTTTATGGATGCACTGGATGGTGGTTTCTGGCAATATGGTAATGACTCCGTTCCTGAAATTGGCGTTACCTATTTTGCAGGCACTTTTGTACGTCACCCACTGGCATTAGCAACAGCAAAAGCTTCATTAACCTATATGAAAGAACAAGGTCCGGGCTTACAGTCGGGCTTAAATGATAAAACAAAATACATTGCGGATACTTTAAACGCCATCATCAAGAAGCTGGATGTTCCGATGTTTATTGCGCAGTTTGGTTCTTTATGGCGGGTTAAATTTTTAGAAGACTATGCTTATACGGAGTTGTTCTTTACGCTAATGCGTTTAAAAGGCATCCATATATTGGAAGGATTCTCTTGCTTCCTGACCACTGCTCATAGTCAGGATGACATTGACAAGATCATTAACAATTTCGAGGAAAGTCTGATGGAGCTTAAAAACGCTGGTTTTATTCCGGTGTATAGTCATCCTGCAGAAACAGAAAAAATACCGGCAAAAATGGATATATTTAATAGTCCGCCAGTACCGAATGCCAGATTGGGGAAAGATAAAGAAGGTAACCCAGCCTGGTTTGTTGAGGATGAAAAGAATCCAGGGAAATATCTTCAGGTAAATTAA
- a CDS encoding CDGSH iron-sulfur domain-containing protein gives MSKTKLTINNNGSVKIEGDFEIVDMQGNEYNLQGRTALSICRCGLSANKPFCDGAHRGHFEHEAVAFALPPKKA, from the coding sequence ATGTCAAAAACAAAACTAACCATAAATAACAACGGATCTGTAAAGATCGAAGGAGACTTTGAAATTGTAGATATGCAGGGAAATGAATACAATTTGCAAGGTAGAACAGCTTTGTCAATTTGTCGTTGTGGATTATCAGCTAACAAACCTTTCTGTGATGGTGCACACCGTGGTCATTTTGAGCATGAAGCAGTAGCATTCGCACTTCCTCCAAAAAAAGCATAA